ATCAACTGGTGGGTCTGCGGGGAGCGAGTCCCGAGCAGACGCAAGAGCGACTCGATCGATGGCGCCCGGCCTCGCTCCTCGGAGATGAGCGTCATGGTGCCGTGCTCATCGAAGCCTCCGAGTGCAAGACCATCGGGTCGTGCCTCAACAAGGAGAGGCGTCTTCTCGTAGCGCTCACCGGGAAGGAAGCGCACGCGAGTTCGGCGCGATTCGCGATCGAGGCGCTCGAGCGCAACTTCGAGCGACGCGGCGGCCACGGTCTCGGCGCGGTGGGCCGCATCGAGCTCCTGGTTCGCTCGCTCGCGCGCCTCCTCGACACGGACCAGGCGGGCGCGCGCCTCGTTTTCCACCTGGGAGAGTGCGGCAAGCTGCGCCTCGAGGGCCTCGATCGTCGAGCGCTCGACCACAGGAGTCGCTCGCCGCGTCGCGATCTGCGCCTCAAGTTCCGCGACGGCCTGCTGTGCAATCTCGCGCGCCATGGTTGGCGCGTCCACTTCATCGTCGAGCTTGGGAGCCGGCGGGACCTCAGGCGCCTGCGGCGCGGGCTGCTCGCGGAGGATCTCGTCGGCGAGAGGTTCGAGCGCGAGCAACAGCGTGATCAGGATCATGACTCCGGTGACGGCGGCCATGATGTCCTGAAATGAGAAGAGCGAGATGGGCGGCGATTGATTCGCGGCGGCGCGGCGCGACATGGGCAATCACAGGTCGGTGAGCTTCAGCCGGCTGATGACATGGTCATTGCAATACTGTGTGCAGCCGTCGAGGAGATCCTCTTCGCGACGATAGACGAAGGTGGTGATGAGCTGAATGGCAACCGCGACGAGCAGCGCGACGAGAGTCGTCTCGAAGGCGGTGCGCAGGCCGAGGACGACGGGTGTCAGGCGATCGCGAAGCGATGCGGCATCGGCCCCCTCCGGCCTCTCAAGGACCCCTTGGAAGCTACCGATCGCCTCGGAGAGTCCGATGACCGTGCCGATGAAGCCGAGCACGGGAATCACCCAGATGAGCGCGCGGATGGAGGTGTAGCTCGACTGCACGGCGCTGGCATCCGCGTCGGCCTGACTCTCCAGCACGGCGCCGACATCGCGCACCTCACCGATGTTGCCGAGATTGGAGAGCGCCATGTTCAGCCGATTGAAGAGCAGGAACTCACGCGGGCGGTCGCATCGAGCTCGAATCGACTGGAGTACTTCCTGGGCCGTCGCCGGACTCAGAACGAAGTCGGCGCGGTTGGGGAAGAGATCTTCAAGCTTCAGCGCTCGCTCCTGAATGCGCGTCTTGTTGAGCTTGTTGGCGAGCATCAGGACGCACCAGAGGCCAAGGAACATCACGACGCCGTTGGTCCAGCTCTGAAACATGACGCGCGTGAGAGGCCATTCGGGAACCATGCTCAGCCCCCAGAGGCCGAGCGAGGTCAGGAGGGCCGACACCGTGAACCAGAGCGCTCCGCTCGGCCGCGTGTATCGACCAGTGGAGAAGCCAATCCACGACTCGATGTCACCGCTTGAAGCGTCAAGTCGTCGGCCGTCATCGTGGTCGCTCCACTCCCCGTCGAGCCGATCCGTGAGATTCTCCGAGGTGATCGAGCTCGTGCCGGACGGCGGCGAGACCTCGCCGCGGCGTGGCGTGCGAGGTTCCGTGGGCGGCATGTCGAAGGGGTCATCGCGATCGGTCATCAGGTGTCTCCGGTCGATCGAGGCATGGCCGTTCGCGGGGCTGGCACGGCCGCCAAGAGCGCGGCGAGTGCCGCAGTTGAAGTGATCAGAAGCATGACGACTCGTGCCGAGAGCATCGCGTCGCTTCGAGTTGCTCCCCCGAGCAGCGCAAGACAGTGCACGAGCCCGGTCAGGGTGGCGAGGATGACCGCGGTTGCACCAAGTGTTCGCCGGCGCTGTAGAGCGCGGCGGTCGCCCGTGTCAGCGTGCAGCGCGATGACGACGATGGCGAGCGGCGCGAGGGCGGCGCAGATGAGACCGAGACTCGTGAGGACGGTGCCCCCGGAGAACGAGGTGAGCAGCAGGGTCATCGCCCCTATCGACAGCGCCGCCGCAGCCATGCCGAGCGTCCACCACGGCATCCATGGTGCCCGTCGCCATGCACCGGGACCGGCCAGCTCGGCGGCAGGCCCGATCAGCATCATGGCCATGACGACCAGCATCACAGCTCCGCGCGGGGCGGACAGCGCCCAGATCGCGGCGGCGAGCATGGTCAGCGCGGCTCCGGAAACGGCCATCCTTCGCCCGGTTCGATCGAACGACGCTCGAACGAGCAGCGGCACCGCGATGATGGCCACGGCGCCGCCAAGGATTGATGCCGCGTCGCCACTCCACCACCAGATGAGCGAGCCTGCGCGACGCCCTTCGGGCAGAATGAGCGCGGCGATGCACGCGACGCCAGCAATCACCAGCAGGGAGTGGGTGCGGTCAAGGTTTGTAGGCCCGCGAGCTGAGGACGACGGCACCGCACGCGGAGGGTCGGTCGTGCCGCGCCCCATGGGAACCGACGCATTCAACGCGGTGGTCCCTGGTCGGAGGGCGCTGAAGGCGCGGGGTTCGCCGAGGCGGAGGGCATCTGCGAGAGAGATCGCTGGAAGAGCAGCGTGCCCGAGGGGAGATCGCCAAGCGACTTGAGCGAGAGCTCCGGAAGCAGGGCCGCATTGACGGAGCCGACTTCGGTAATCGCCATCGCGCCGCTGCGGCTCACCACCGCGAAGAGCGGGCCCGGTGCGAGACGCTCACCGGGCTGAAGCGTTGCTGACTCCGCAGTGCGGAGAAGGATGCCCACTGGTTCGAAGGCCTCAAGGAGGTTCTGTTCAGCCTGCCGAGTCTCCTGGTGCCAGCGTTCGCGCCACCGATCCGACTCGATGATCCGCGGCAGCGCCGCGGCTGCCTCCCGCGAACGATCGCGCGCGTCGGAGATGCGCGGATCAAGCCACGATGCGTTGGCGGGCTGGAAGGTCACCAATCGACGCTCCGCCTCGTCGATGCTTCCCGCGAGACCCGGGAGCGCACGGGAGACTTGTCGCAGCAGTCCCACCAGTAACTCGGTTCGGACCAGGGCGTCGATGTCCGTGCTGTCACGAACGCGCCCCATGACCGTGAAGGCGCCATCAAAACCCCCGAACGCGCCGGCCCGAAGATCGGCTCGATACTGCGTCGCGAAGCGCCGCTGCGGGCTGTCACCATCGAAGACGATGTCGCGCGGATTGATTCGAAGGAACTCGGTCTCAAAGAGACCGCGCGCCGGATCTCGAAGACCGCGAACGACTCGGTAGACGCGATGATCTTCGGTGGCCGGCGTCGGCGGACTCTGCTCCTCGTAGTAGTAGCGCTCGCCGTTGCGAAGCTCGACCATGCGCAATGCGAAGAGTGGACTTCCATCGAGCACGCCGGAGAACCATCGTCTCCAGTCCCCCTGCGGATTGAGCCATTGCAGGGCGCCCTCCGCAGCGGACGCATGGGCGGACTGGGGATGGGCGTCGATGTAGGCGCGCAAGCGGCGTCGCGCTTCGGCGCGTTCATCTTCGCCACCGGTCCGCAGGAGACCTCGTGCCGAGGCGGCGGCGGCAGGCCACGCCATCGCCGCCTCCCACATGCGACGGTCCATCGACGCCACTCGGAATCCATCGGCGTGAACCGAATCGGGGAAGCGCTCGCTGAACCGGTCCATCGCCATGGCCAGTTCGGAGGGTCGATCAACCAGCGGGCGAAGCTGTTCGAGTGCCTGTGACTCCTCGGCAAGGCGCCTCGCGAGAGCGACCTGCTCCTTCGCCACTCGTTCGATGGTGTCGAGGCGCAGACGAACAGGCCCCGTTCGCGCCCGCGCTGCCATGGAGAGTTCTGGCAACGACTCGATGGCCTCGACCCTCGCGAGGAGTTGCGCGACCCGAGTGGCAACTGTCTCGGGCGACTGCGGCGCCGAACTGGCGAGAAGATCGACTTCGCGCTCGAGCTGCGTGAGCGACTCCGCAAACGCAGCGTCAGCCTGACGGCGGCGCTCGACCATGGCCCTTGCCCGCATCAACTGCCACTGCTCGAGTGCGGCCCGATGCTCCGGCGTGCGCGACAGTTGCTCCAGTGTCTCGACTCGTCGCAGATCGGCATCAGGTGAGGCGGGATCACCAAGGGCTTCCAACTGCTGAGCAAAGGCTTCGTCGCGCCGCACGATGGCGGCGGCGGCGGCGGCAATGCGGGCCGACGCGACCTGGAGCGAAGGATGATCGGCGAGCGTCGGCTCACTCTCCCGCTTCTCCGCAAGCACGCGCCGGGCTCCATCGAGGTCATCCTGGGAGAGCCGCTCGCCCACGGTCAGCAGCAGCTTCTCTCCCGCAATGTTGCGCGCGTGTCGATCAAGCATCGTCTTGGCGGCGAGGCCGAGGAAGGCGGCGAGGAAGAGTCCGGCGGCGATGAGCAGCGTGCGCCGTCGCGCCCGCGCGCGTCGCAACGCGCCGATTCGCCGCCTCGCTGCGGTTCCGAGCGCGGTGGATGGCGGTTCGGGACCGGCCGACACTCGTGCGTAGAGCGAGGACAGTTCATCGAGCGTGATGGTGGGAGACTCGACTGCGGCCGCAAGCTCGGCGAGGCGGTTCCGGTGCTCAACGAGGCGCTGCGCCGTTTCCTGGCGCTCGTGGATCCACTCAAGCACGGGTTGAAGGCTCTGTGTGAGATCCTGAGGCAACTCCACGCCACTGTCAGCGAGGAAGGCTCGAAGCGCTTCCCACTCGCGCAGGTGACCCTGCGCGGCATCGATCGACTCCGCCATGTACTCCTGATGCAGACGATCGACAACGATGCGGGCTCGTTCAAGGGCGGAACGCCCCGAAAGCTCTCGGATGCGGCGACGCAAGATGACCGCGGTCTCATGGGCTGGCGCCTGAAGCCACTCGCCGGCCTCGATCCACGCCACGACGCTCTCGACGCGATCGAGTTCCCACAGGGCGAGCGCCCGTTCGCACGCCTCGTTGGCCTCGCGAAGTGCAGCCTGCTCAAGTGCCGGCGCCAGTTCAAGCCAGGTTGGATTGATTGGATCGACGGCACGCAATCGCCGAAGCTGATCGAGGCGCTCGGTCGCCGGCGCACGACCAAGATTGAGCTTGCGCCAGCGCGCGAGCAAGTCTCGCAAGGGCTCGAGTTGCACGAAGCACTCGCGCAGTCGATCAAGCGACTGCACCGGCAATTCCGGCGGCTGAGGGAGGCCCTCCCGCTTACAGAAGTTCCTCCAGATCGACATCGCCGGATCGCGCGCTGATTCGGCAACCTCGAAGACCGAAGGCGACGCCTCGGCGAGCGCCATGGCCTCAGTGCGGAGACCGCGCCTCGCCCACTCCCCTG
This sequence is a window from Phycisphaeraceae bacterium. Protein-coding genes within it:
- a CDS encoding MotA/TolQ/ExbB proton channel family protein gives rise to the protein MTDRDDPFDMPPTEPRTPRRGEVSPPSGTSSITSENLTDRLDGEWSDHDDGRRLDASSGDIESWIGFSTGRYTRPSGALWFTVSALLTSLGLWGLSMVPEWPLTRVMFQSWTNGVVMFLGLWCVLMLANKLNKTRIQERALKLEDLFPNRADFVLSPATAQEVLQSIRARCDRPREFLLFNRLNMALSNLGNIGEVRDVGAVLESQADADASAVQSSYTSIRALIWVIPVLGFIGTVIGLSEAIGSFQGVLERPEGADAASLRDRLTPVVLGLRTAFETTLVALLVAVAIQLITTFVYRREEDLLDGCTQYCNDHVISRLKLTDL